A single region of the Methylocystis echinoides genome encodes:
- a CDS encoding recombinase family protein encodes MAQGNFVAYLRVSTAKQGQSGLGLDAQQRAVESYLNGGDWSLVATFVEIESGKRDDRPKLQEALEACKLYGATLVIARLDRLSRDAHFLLGLLKSGVKFVCCDMPQADSFMVGIMAQLAQKERELISERTKAALQSAKARGVKLGGDRGTFQEVAIAGRVKGNEAIVREADERAERLSKLIGELQGRGLSLNAIARELDQRGIPSARGGRWTATSVRNVLRRLAQPA; translated from the coding sequence ATGGCGCAGGGGAACTTCGTAGCCTATCTCAGGGTCTCCACCGCAAAGCAGGGCCAGAGCGGACTTGGCCTTGACGCTCAGCAGCGAGCGGTCGAGAGCTACCTAAACGGCGGCGATTGGTCTCTCGTTGCAACCTTCGTGGAAATCGAGTCCGGCAAGCGTGACGATAGGCCGAAGCTCCAAGAGGCGCTGGAAGCTTGCAAGCTGTATGGCGCTACTCTCGTTATTGCCCGTCTAGATCGCCTGAGCCGAGACGCTCACTTCCTGCTTGGTCTGCTAAAGTCGGGCGTCAAATTCGTCTGTTGCGATATGCCTCAGGCAGACAGCTTCATGGTCGGCATAATGGCTCAGCTAGCGCAGAAGGAGCGTGAGCTAATCAGCGAGAGAACCAAGGCCGCTCTGCAATCAGCAAAGGCCAGAGGCGTGAAGCTCGGAGGTGATAGAGGGACGTTCCAAGAGGTGGCCATTGCTGGCAGGGTGAAGGGCAATGAAGCTATCGTCAGGGAAGCAGATGAGCGGGCCGAGCGTCTCTCGAAACTCATAGGCGAGCTTCAAGGGCGTGGCCTCTCTCTGAACGCAATCGCAAGGGAGTTGGACCAGAGAGGCATACCGTCGGCGCGTGGCGGAAGGTGGACAGCAACAAGCGTGAGGAACGTTCTGAGGAGGCTTGCGCAACCCGCTTAA